A genomic window from Candidatus Pelagisphaera phototrophica includes:
- a CDS encoding glycosyltransferase, which translates to MAGIPSPGYDGLRMGQPSAYRLLREWSRNPPDIIHVATEGPLGLTALWAASILGIPAFSTYHTKFHQYTGHYDIGLIRDFILVFLRIAHDSCGCTLAPTKQMANELKSLGFKNTRALSRGVNTDLDKLERRDFQLRSEWGAKENDYVFTYVGRVASEKNIDLAVQSYL; encoded by the coding sequence GTGGCGGGAATCCCATCGCCTGGGTATGATGGATTGAGGATGGGTCAGCCAAGCGCGTACCGCTTGCTGCGAGAATGGAGCCGCAACCCTCCCGATATTATTCATGTCGCTACCGAAGGTCCTCTAGGTCTGACTGCTTTGTGGGCGGCTAGCATTTTGGGGATCCCCGCTTTCTCAACGTATCATACGAAATTTCACCAATACACGGGGCATTACGACATCGGGTTGATTCGTGATTTCATTTTGGTGTTTCTCCGTATTGCCCATGATTCGTGTGGCTGTACTTTGGCACCTACCAAGCAGATGGCGAACGAGCTGAAGAGCCTTGGCTTTAAGAATACAAGAGCTCTTTCCAGGGGAGTGAACACGGATCTCGATAAGCTTGAACGACGAGATTTTCAATTGAGATCTGAATGGGGTGCGAAAGAAAACGATTATGTATTCACCTATGTAGGACGTGTGGCTAGCGAGAAGAATATTGATCTCGCAGTCCAGTCGTATCTGTAG
- a CDS encoding FKBP-type peptidyl-prolyl cis-trans isomerase, whose protein sequence is MKKQIAFLAFFSTSFSLTGQSPEEVLREEVAEFTSMELLETWGFLLSERFNLGGLEITDAEVDAISRGMKRYVNREDPPTDLSKSLDPMQNYFAEREEMVRQDQMKRNREEELEFFDSIVGQPGYQSLATGLYFQIIEKGSDRKPGKNDKVSCHYVGTFLDGVEFDSSYQRNEPSEFVLNSVIPGWTQGLQLIGEGGKVKLYVPAKLGYGEQGNPGVPPASALIFEVELLKVLGPDPAALGLPPIPQ, encoded by the coding sequence ATGAAGAAGCAAATCGCTTTCCTAGCATTCTTTTCCACGAGTTTTAGTCTGACAGGTCAATCGCCTGAAGAGGTTTTGCGGGAGGAGGTTGCAGAATTCACCTCGATGGAGCTTCTCGAGACTTGGGGGTTCCTCCTTTCGGAAAGGTTTAACCTAGGCGGTCTTGAGATCACGGATGCCGAAGTAGACGCCATTTCGAGAGGGATGAAACGGTACGTGAATCGCGAGGATCCTCCAACAGATCTGTCGAAGTCTCTGGATCCGATGCAGAACTACTTTGCCGAGCGCGAAGAGATGGTCCGGCAGGACCAGATGAAACGAAACCGGGAAGAGGAGCTTGAGTTTTTCGATTCCATTGTCGGGCAACCCGGTTACCAGTCGCTTGCCACGGGTCTTTATTTTCAAATCATTGAAAAGGGAAGTGATCGAAAGCCCGGGAAGAATGATAAGGTGAGCTGTCACTATGTGGGTACTTTTCTCGATGGGGTTGAGTTTGACAGCTCTTACCAGCGGAATGAGCCTTCGGAGTTCGTCTTGAATTCAGTAATTCCAGGTTGGACCCAAGGGCTTCAGTTGATCGGTGAAGGGGGAAAGGTGAAGCTGTACGTACCCGCCAAGCTCGGATACGGTGAACAAGGAAACCCTGGTGTCCCTCCGGCTTCGGCACTTATTTTTGAAGTGGAACTGTTAAAAGTTCTAGGGCCCGATCCCGCTGCATTGGGATTGCCGCCGATCCCGCAGTAG
- the purD gene encoding phosphoribosylamine--glycine ligase has product MSDQSSLTVLVVGSGGREHTLVNACVNSPLVKRTLAAPGNPGMAAICECEPVAADNVDGVVGLAESESVDFVIVGPEVPLCLGLVDRLNDKGILAYGPKADGARFEGSKTYTKELLLKYKIPTGAAANFTESEAAIQYLDTASFPIVIKADGLAAGKGVVIAEDFETAKKAVVDMIDGGAFGESGKSVLIEECLVGEETSIHAIVSGKDYVILPSSQDHKQVHEGDVGPNTGGMGAYSPADLIDDAMMQRIEAEIVKPSVDGIAAEGIDFRGTLFIGLMMTATGPKVLEYNTRFGDPETQVLITRLETDPVKIMLAAAKGKLGEINVKVKDEYAMVVVLAAEGYPNRYRKGDPISFPDSMGDNQFIFHAGTKADDAGNIVTNGGRVLGVTALGANLPEARDKAYKLSDRVDYKSKYLRRDIGAKELARTE; this is encoded by the coding sequence ATGTCAGACCAATCCTCTCTCACCGTACTTGTCGTTGGCTCCGGCGGACGTGAACACACTCTCGTAAATGCTTGCGTAAACAGTCCGCTCGTAAAACGGACCCTCGCGGCGCCTGGGAACCCAGGTATGGCCGCGATTTGCGAATGCGAACCAGTCGCAGCTGACAACGTAGATGGGGTGGTCGGACTGGCAGAGAGTGAGAGCGTAGATTTTGTCATCGTCGGACCCGAGGTTCCGCTTTGCCTGGGGCTGGTCGACCGACTGAACGACAAGGGAATCCTAGCTTATGGCCCCAAAGCGGACGGCGCCCGATTTGAAGGCAGCAAGACCTACACCAAGGAGCTACTGCTCAAATACAAAATCCCAACTGGAGCCGCAGCCAATTTCACAGAATCCGAGGCCGCTATTCAATATCTAGATACCGCTAGCTTCCCTATTGTCATAAAGGCTGATGGGCTCGCAGCGGGTAAAGGTGTAGTCATCGCCGAGGATTTCGAAACTGCCAAAAAGGCTGTAGTCGACATGATTGACGGCGGCGCTTTTGGGGAAAGCGGTAAGTCAGTTCTTATCGAAGAGTGTCTTGTTGGTGAGGAAACATCAATCCACGCAATCGTATCCGGAAAAGACTACGTCATTCTACCTTCGAGCCAAGATCACAAGCAAGTTCACGAGGGTGACGTCGGCCCCAATACAGGGGGAATGGGCGCTTACTCTCCAGCCGATTTGATAGACGATGCGATGATGCAACGTATCGAAGCCGAAATCGTCAAGCCCAGTGTCGACGGGATTGCGGCTGAAGGGATAGACTTTCGCGGAACCCTTTTCATTGGTCTAATGATGACTGCTACTGGCCCCAAAGTGCTGGAGTATAACACCCGGTTTGGAGATCCTGAAACTCAAGTGTTGATCACTCGCCTGGAGACCGACCCAGTCAAAATCATGCTGGCGGCCGCAAAGGGCAAGCTGGGAGAGATCAACGTGAAAGTAAAAGACGAATACGCCATGGTTGTTGTCCTTGCCGCAGAGGGCTACCCCAATCGCTATCGGAAAGGCGACCCAATTTCTTTCCCGGATTCGATGGGAGACAACCAATTCATATTCCACGCGGGAACAAAGGCCGACGACGCTGGAAATATAGTTACAAACGGAGGCCGAGTTCTTGGAGTTACCGCTCTAGGAGCCAATCTTCCCGAGGCTCGCGACAAAGCCTACAAGCTATCCGATAGAGTTGACTACAAGTCCAAGTACTTGCGACGTGACATCGGAGCCAAAGAGCTAGCACGAACGGAATGA
- a CDS encoding class I SAM-dependent methyltransferase, with the protein MSSSAPTTEKAKNDRALRFYRDALGLERLHYGMWLPDDELTMEALKAAQKRYEDFLIDSIPEGTRRVLDVGCGTGELCLHLKAQGYEVEGLSPDINQKKVFAEKVEALFHFTKFEDSQLEGGYDLIIMSESCQYIPLDKLFEVAQQALNPKGYLMVCDYFVLDQNAGELSKSGHDYNEFLKKAEESAFGIVIRRDITPDIRKTLEIADDWAEKILLGADILTEKFRERNPFLWKIVKWFGRSKYEKALSQRVLIDADKFCAVKKYEFFLFQLQP; encoded by the coding sequence ATGAGTTCCTCAGCTCCAACAACTGAAAAAGCGAAAAATGATCGGGCCTTGCGCTTTTATCGTGATGCCCTCGGCCTAGAGCGGCTCCATTACGGAATGTGGTTGCCGGATGACGAGCTGACGATGGAAGCGCTCAAGGCAGCTCAGAAGCGTTATGAAGATTTTCTGATCGACAGTATTCCTGAAGGAACCCGCAGGGTACTTGATGTCGGTTGTGGCACGGGGGAACTTTGCCTGCATTTGAAAGCTCAAGGGTATGAGGTCGAAGGGCTTTCACCCGACATCAATCAGAAAAAGGTCTTTGCCGAAAAAGTAGAAGCTCTCTTCCATTTCACAAAATTCGAAGATTCGCAATTGGAAGGTGGATACGATCTCATTATTATGAGTGAGTCTTGCCAGTATATTCCCCTGGACAAGTTATTTGAAGTGGCTCAACAGGCCTTGAACCCAAAGGGCTATTTAATGGTGTGCGACTATTTTGTCCTAGATCAGAATGCGGGTGAATTGTCCAAGAGCGGGCACGACTATAATGAGTTTCTGAAAAAGGCAGAAGAAAGTGCCTTTGGAATTGTCATTCGCAGGGATATAACACCGGACATTCGCAAGACCCTTGAAATTGCCGATGATTGGGCAGAAAAGATTTTGCTGGGTGCGGACATTTTGACCGAGAAGTTTCGCGAACGGAACCCTTTCCTCTGGAAGATTGTTAAGTGGTTTGGTCGCAGCAAGTACGAGAAAGCACTGTCGCAAAGAGTATTGATTGACGCGGACAAATTTTGTGCGGTCAAAAAATACGAATTCTTTCTGTTCCAACTGCAACCGTAA
- a CDS encoding DNA topoisomerase IV subunit B yields MAESNYTESSIKSLSPREHIRLRPGMYIGKLGNGASADDGIYVLLKEIIDNSIDEHSSGHGKRIDITVGDEVVAIRDFGRGIPLGKVVDCVSKINTGAKYDSETFQKSVGLNGVGTKAVNALSSYFLAESYRDSKMKQAIFSQGELESESRQIKTADKDGTYVEFTPDKAIFKSFEYHLDFVETMLWNYAYLNTGLTLSLNGKTFRSENGLKDLLENNLTGDILYPIIHLKGEDIEVAMTHGTHYGEDYFSFVNGQHTTMGGTHQAAFREAIVKTIREFFKKDYDASDIRTSIVSSISLRVQEPVFESQTKTKLGSQNMGPKSPTIRNFVNNFIKKELDLHLHQFPETAKGIQEKIVASEKERKELSGIRKLAREKAKKVNLHNKKLRDCRAHFNTKHKQANDSTLFIVEGDSAGGSITKTRDVNTQAVFSLKGKPLNAFGLSKKIVYQNDEFNCLQSALDIEDGLDTLRYNKVVIATDADVDGMHIRLLLLTFFLQFFPDLVRQGHLYILQTPLFRVRTKKKTEYCYTEAQKNRAVEKLGKGVEITRFKGLGEASPEEFATFIGPKIKLDPVTMSQLHNIDELLSFYMGKNTPERQGFIIENLQVEKDLIEGTS; encoded by the coding sequence ATGGCAGAATCGAATTATACCGAATCGAGCATTAAATCCTTAAGCCCGCGTGAGCATATCCGGCTCAGGCCGGGAATGTACATCGGGAAACTGGGAAATGGAGCATCCGCTGACGATGGGATTTATGTTCTGCTGAAGGAAATCATCGACAACTCGATCGACGAGCATTCGAGCGGGCACGGAAAGCGAATCGACATAACGGTTGGCGATGAGGTAGTGGCGATCAGGGACTTTGGACGTGGAATCCCCCTCGGCAAAGTGGTAGACTGTGTTTCCAAGATCAATACAGGTGCCAAATACGATAGTGAAACTTTCCAAAAGAGCGTAGGACTGAACGGCGTCGGCACCAAAGCGGTCAATGCCTTGTCCAGCTATTTTCTCGCCGAGTCCTATCGGGACTCGAAAATGAAACAGGCGATCTTTTCCCAAGGCGAATTGGAATCCGAAAGTCGCCAAATCAAGACCGCCGATAAAGATGGCACCTACGTCGAGTTCACCCCCGACAAAGCGATATTCAAATCATTTGAGTATCATCTCGATTTCGTCGAGACAATGCTCTGGAACTACGCCTATCTGAACACGGGCTTGACCCTTTCCCTCAATGGAAAGACTTTTCGATCAGAGAACGGACTCAAGGATCTTCTCGAGAACAATCTCACCGGCGATATCCTTTATCCCATTATCCATCTCAAGGGAGAGGATATCGAGGTAGCCATGACGCATGGCACCCACTACGGCGAAGATTACTTTTCTTTCGTCAACGGGCAGCATACTACGATGGGAGGCACACACCAAGCCGCTTTCCGTGAAGCAATCGTCAAAACCATTCGAGAGTTCTTCAAAAAGGACTACGATGCTTCAGACATCCGGACATCGATCGTATCCTCGATATCGTTACGTGTGCAGGAACCCGTTTTCGAGAGCCAGACGAAGACCAAGTTAGGCTCCCAGAATATGGGTCCTAAGAGCCCAACGATTCGCAATTTCGTCAACAATTTCATTAAAAAGGAACTGGATCTCCATCTACACCAATTTCCAGAAACGGCTAAAGGGATTCAAGAAAAGATCGTAGCCAGCGAAAAGGAGCGGAAAGAACTTTCCGGGATTCGAAAGCTCGCCCGAGAAAAGGCCAAGAAGGTCAATCTTCACAACAAGAAGCTTCGGGACTGTCGGGCCCACTTTAACACCAAGCACAAACAGGCAAATGATTCGACCCTCTTTATTGTTGAGGGCGACTCTGCGGGGGGATCAATCACAAAGACGCGGGACGTCAATACTCAGGCAGTATTCAGTCTTAAAGGAAAACCGCTCAACGCCTTTGGACTAAGCAAAAAAATCGTCTATCAGAATGACGAGTTCAATTGCCTCCAAAGCGCTCTGGATATTGAAGATGGTCTCGATACCCTGCGTTACAACAAGGTTGTAATCGCCACGGATGCCGACGTTGATGGCATGCATATCCGTCTCCTGCTTCTCACCTTTTTTCTACAGTTCTTTCCCGACCTCGTCCGACAAGGGCACCTCTATATTCTTCAGACCCCCCTATTCCGAGTGCGAACTAAGAAGAAGACGGAATATTGCTATACTGAGGCACAAAAAAACCGTGCCGTGGAAAAGCTGGGGAAAGGGGTCGAGATTACTCGATTCAAAGGTCTTGGAGAAGCATCCCCAGAAGAATTCGCAACATTCATCGGCCCGAAGATCAAACTGGATCCCGTCACCATGAGTCAGCTCCACAACATTGACGAACTCCTCTCTTTTTACATGGGTAAGAACACTCCTGAGAGACAGGGATTCATAATAGAA